The following nucleotide sequence is from Mangifera indica cultivar Alphonso chromosome 1, CATAS_Mindica_2.1, whole genome shotgun sequence.
GATCCGGTTTAATATAACTGTCAAGGGCAGTTATAAGAGACAGTTGGAGGGCAGttgaacatatataaattgtccaaattgCCTCTCTATGAGATATAACGTTATTTTTCTAGAGAAAAGAACTCTCCCCTCTTCTCCTACCAATGTAATGCACAGATTTTGTCTCCTTAATTGAAAATCAGTACGTGGGCAAATGACATTGTGGAAGTAGACTAACGCCGATACCTTACGCTATATTCAAAAAAGCTTCATCAAAAATTACTCCGAGTACACAAAtttctatttacagatttcacagaatttgaTCATGACATGTTTGATTATTCCTAACATGTTCTGAGCTTGATTGCTGTAAATTTTGTAACTGATCTTAGTTGTGTTTAATACAGTATACTTTATAAGCGAtggttttaatgtttttattaattatctttgaTTATGATGAGTTGGaaatatccatatatatatatatctgtgtAGTATGTTATtggtattgttatatatgattatttcaTCTATGAACTTGCCAATGGAgagttaatttataaaatataatagattaatACCTGTAAGATGCAAGTTTATTGGCTCTTTTTGATGTTgctagtttacaatttgattgCATTTATTTGTTGACTCTTTTTGGTGTTgctagtttacaatttgattgCATTTGTTTGTTGGCTCTTCGTGGTGTTGTTAGTTTACAATTTGTTGCATTTGCCATTAGGCAGGTTATTGCATTCATGAAAAACATGGATGTCAAGCCTGTAacaaaagaaaggagaaagaagaaaattcagATGTTACAAAGTAATGACACAAGAAGGAAAATGAGATTCAAGTTTGCCGGGACATATTTGTAACTCTTTCGCTTATGTAAGTGTGTTTAAGTTCATGTAAATCCACAACCTTTTAAAAAACGATAGGCAAGTCCCCTTGATTTCGGTAGGCCGACATACTTACACCCATCTAAAGTATTGTAAAATCCCAAAGTTTTTTactctctaattttaaaaaatctaaatactcacctatgagaaaatttctattaaaaaattttagttacagttaaaagtaaaaatatcatttaacaaaaaaaattaaaaaataaaacttttattacattttctctcctCAAATTGAAAACTCGTAATTTAACCTCAAATTTCTATTCAATGTTTGAAAAGTGGTAATTTACCCCCTaaggttttttctcttttcttcgaTGATAATCCACCGTCTTAAGCTATCGACTATTCTCCCTCCCATTTTATCTCTCTCTcggcctctctctctctctcctttttagCCATAGATCGATgtaaatcgtttgaaaatccaGATTATTTTTGGCTGGACAACAATGTCTAGACAAATCGTTTGGATACATCTTCGTCTAAACAAAAAGTCACTTGTCAATGCTTCGTTTGAATGATGATGGAGTCGTTTAGACCATGATTCATCTAATTGATGAAGGAGTTGTCCAGACCACACTTCATCTGATCGACAGAGACATTATTTGGACTATGATGTCTTCGTCATCCAAACAAATCTAGATGATATCACAGCTTAGGGAAAGATGATCAGACTTTTCTCTATGAAATGGGGTTGAAAACACTGTTATCGGTTGTCGaagtaaaaagaaaggaaactctaagtttgaaaaatgagaaatattattttttaaagtttgaaaactttaaatagaagtgaaatattaatttttaaaatttaaaaagaaaatataataaatgttatatttaatttttttaaataataattttattttcacctATAATTAagctttttaataaaattttgatttcagctaggtatttaaatttaaaaaaatgggagAAAGTCACTTTAGGAGTTCATTATTCCTCGGGTGAGGACAAGTCTTTTGGCTCTTCAGGTAATagtaaggccaaacgactattttccactcaaggtatgctgtaatgataagtttccaccctttaactatggaaacaccaaacacccacccatgactggttaaatttaacaaaactctaacggtggtaagggtaaaatcatcattttctctataatattaaaaaaaaactaaaatagaatcaacttttgcccccctaaactttaaaaactataatttttccttagcttaagttttaaaaaatcgcagtttcaacctagggtttcattttgaaatctccggtgacatctctggctccattatcgatgacctctccctcccgaagcattctctccttccggcgatctctttcctcccatttggacatccgatcgacgtcggagaagccgtgaaaaacgaagaacttcgtcggggaagacaaagttcttcgtcttcccagtcgtcgtctgggaagacgattccCAGAtaagacgactcgtcgtcctctgggaagacgagtcatcttcatctgggaagacgatttctcttcccagacgatgtcTTTTTGCGtcagatgggttggggtggagttgaggggggtcatcggtggaagagaaaccgtcgggagggggaGATGGCCGACGATGGCACTGGAGAAAGTGAAAAGGTtcgaaaactaaaccctagggggggaaatgcaattttttcaaacttagcttagggaaaaaatgttagtttttaaacttttagggggaaaaatgagattaaatttttagggttaaagtttcgttaaatttaactgaccatgggtaggtatttaatgttttcatagttaaagggtgtaAACATTTCATTACatcataccttgggtgggaaatactcATTTGGCCTAATAGTAAAGTAAAAATTAACCAACGAAACCAGAAACAAAAAACGAGTCTAGGCTTTGTTTATCTTCGCTTTCAAACCCCATCCAAAACCcccaaattgaatcaaactcggAGCTCGGCCAATTCTAGGGTTTGAACTTCGAAATTGGCGATtgttaattagataatttgcTAAATGGTGTTCGACGAGTACGAGTATTTGGAGAAGACTGTGGAGGAGCAGCAGCCGCCGAAGGAGGACGACTACTCAGAGAAGAAAAAGGCGAAGCGAGAAGGAGCGGAGAAGAGTGAACGGAGTTATCGGAAGAGAGAGGATAGTGAAGAGGAGGAGGAGTGGCTGAAGACTAGTAAGAGATCGCGGCACGAGGATGATAATGGCGGGAGGAGAGAGAGGGATAGGGAGAGGGAGAACGAGAGAGATAGAGAACGGGATAAGCATCAGAGTCGGAGAGATCGGGAGAAGGAGAGGGATAGTGAGAGAGATCGCGAGAGGAGTCGAGAGAAGGAGAAAGATAAGGAGAGGAGAGAGAAAGATCGGGACAGAGAGAAGGATCGGGAGAAAGAGAAGGAGAGGGAGAGAAGAGagaggagggagagagagaaggaaaagGAGAGGGAGAGGAGTAGCAGTAGGTCGAGGAGAAGTAGTAGTCGGTCAAGGAGAGATAGTGAACGCGAGaaggagagggagagagagagggagattAGGGAGAGAGAGCGTGATCTTGAAATGCGAGAGAGCAGGTATTAATACTTTATGTATGGTTTTCATAGTGCATTTTATTGTTTCAAGTAATGTTTAACATATATCAGTGCTGTCTTATAACGTAGTTGGACTGCTGATAGTAAGATAGTGGAAATGGCCGTATTTTTATCTGTAGTTCTGACTTGACAGAGGTTAGATTATTGTTAGATCTTAATGTTACTGTGAAAAGTGGGGCAAGTATAGAGTGGACTAACTGCTTCAAATGTTGCTAAATCGGCAGCATTGTGAAGCATCTACTGTTGTGTAGTTGCTTATTGAATTGTGCTGTATGAATGAATTTCATAGTGCAATTTAATGTTTTAGTAATGTTTTTCTTAGCTGTGTTAAAATTTAGTTGGACTAAGACTCTACAATACTCAACTTGAATGGGTTGAGGGTTTACACTTTTTTATTCAAGACTTTTTGAATGTTGATGCCTGTGTTGGTTTATGAAGGTCAAAGTTGACctctttatttgaaaacttaatgTTAAAAGTGAGGCTAGTTTAGAGTGGACTAACTGTTTCCATGAATTGTTGCTGTATGGGCAGCATTATGAAGTGTCTTATGTATGGTAATTATTTGGTATGCAGTCTTGTTATGCTCTGAAAGAATTAAACCAAAGTTCTTCCTACTATCTTAAGCTTGTGAGAGAGTTGGTTAGCACCATGCTCTAATGTTCTGCATACTAACTGAAAGGTTTAAATTAGCAAAAATCAAAGCTTTATGTAAGCAACTGATAGATACCTAGGGGAAGAATTGCTGTCAACAAAATCTTCCCTGGCTATTCCATCTGCACTCGCTAAGATTTCCTGCAAGCCCTCCTCAGCAACAACAAAACCAACAACGGAACATAAGAAATAACTCAATCAcaaatgataatgaaaatatgtattgtattgaataATCTTCCAATGAAGTTTACAAATCAATTCctcaatacaatgactatttccattTGCTACTGCTAATCTATTACAATTCCAGCAACAAAAACAATCACAACAGATTACACAAAAACTCAGTTGAGTCCCCACTGTGCATGCTCAGCTTCCAAGAGAACCACTCTCGCCCCTCCTTTCCTTAGTTGTTACACCTGCCTCCCTTTCCAGCACCTGCTCtcctttttcaactcttttcaCATCTACTTCTTTCTCTCCTTCCCCTGTTTTGCCACGTTTCATATTTTTAGTGGTTGGTTTTGCATTAGGATAGTAGCCTGCCGATTTTGCATTTGAGTAATAGCCTTCTTATCCCTTTCTCCAACTGTTACAATTTCTCCCTTTTATACCGTCTCTTTTCCTGCaggaaataaatatatgagtcctaacatttcccctcccatcgagaggcaccttgtcctcaaggtggaaATGAGGGAATAAGTGggctaattttaattttttggttaaatggGTTAAAAAGCTAAGTTTGGATTGGGGTAAAAATGGGCTCATATTTGGTGTGGGCCAATTGGGTTTCGGGTCTGGTCTTGGGTTTGGATTTTTATTAGTTATGATTAATTGAGTATGGTGGTTTGAATGTATTGGTGTAAGGGTTTTTGGGTTGGAATATATAATGTATAGGTTGAGTTGAATTGGGGCTGGATTGAATGTTTGAGAATTGGTTTgtaatgaatttgattttaattgtaaTGGGTTTGGGTTGTGGACTCTTGGGTTATTCCAATTTAGTTTTGGATCGGACTTAGTAGTTGGacttgattttgagttgaataAAAAACGTTTTGGGCCGGAATCAATTAGTGTGGGTGTAATTGGGTATTGGGCTAGGTTTAATAGTGATGGATTTTGGTTTAATGAGTTGGGTTTGGGCTGGGTAAATGGGTTATTGGGCCGGGTAGGGTTATAAACCCTTCTTCCTCCTCCCTTTCTTTATACATGGACGCCTCCTTCTCCAGAATTCGCCATCTTCATCTCAGGAATGCTACAACCAAGTGAGAGAGTGAACTCCGATAGCTGGATCTCGTTGGAATCATCCACTTTTTCACTGTATATTGCTGATTTCTTCTCCCAGTCACCCAAATCGACTattttttctccaaaattttcaatctcagcttctttcctctttttttcACTGTCAAATACAATTAGGACACCTTcatctagggctggattcgagctgagccgagcttgagctcgagctcggcttggttcatatatgagcggctcgagctcggctcggctcgttttttcttaccaaaacgacgtcgtttttaatatatattaatcaaaacgacgccgttttgtataaaaaatttaaaaaaaaattctaccgagccaactcgagctagctcaagctcgatcgagcttgGCTTAGCCGAgcttgtttcgggctcgaaccgagcagAGCTCGAGCTGAGCCAAGATCAGCTCGGATCTAGCCCTACCTTTATCATCCAGATCGCCTTCTTCCACCACAAGAATGGCCCATGATTTGCGCTTACAATCATGGTTCAGGTCCTCTTTGCCTTCACAGCGAGGACAAGTTCCGTTCGCCGTCAGTTGTCGGATTTCCCACTGAGTTAGTTGTCGAACCATCCACCATCAACCACCATTTTTTACGATGTCCACCTTCTCCATCCTCAGAATCggagctttgataccaattgataGATACCTAGGGGAAGAACTGCTGTCAACAAAATCTTCCATGGCTATTCCATCTGCACTCGCTGAGATTTCCCGCAAGCCCTCCTCAGCAACAACGAACCAGCAGCGGAACAGAAGAAATAACTCAATCAcaaatgataatgaaaatatgtattttattgaataatctTCCAATGAAGTTTACAAATCAATTCctcaatacaatgactatttccattTGCTACTGCTAATCTATTACAATTCCAGCAACAAAAACAATCACAACAGATTACACAAAAACTTAGTTGAGTCCCCACTGTGCATGCTCAGCTTCCGAGAGAACCAATCTCGCCCCTCCTTTCCTTAGTTGTTACACTTGCCTCCCTTTCCAGCACCTGCTCtcctttttcaactctttccaCAACTACTTCTTTATCTCCTTCCCCTGTTTTGCCACGTTTCATATTTTTAGTGGCTGGTTTTGCATTAGGATAGCAGCCTGCCGATTTTGCATTTGAGTAATAGCCTTCTGATCCCTTTCTCCAACTGTTACAATTTCTCCCTTTTATACCCTCTCTTTTCTTGCAGGAAATTAATATATGAGTCCTAACAGCAACCTCCATATTTGGATTAGGATGGTTTTGACATTTGTTTGGTTATGTACTTATGTGATgagaatctaaaaaattatgaagtttttatGTGATGGTTTCAAAAGATATGGTCTATTATTTCAGAGTGTGATACTCAGTTTGCTGATATGATAAGAAGGGATGAAAACGTTTGATCAATGTTACTTGCCTTGTAAGGGATTTTGTTGCACTTGGATGGGAACCTAGACTGATATTGGgagtgtatatattttttcatatcaaTTTGCTGTATTAACATCAGggaaagtataaataatattaatagacttgttgttatttttaattggaaaaccATTTGGCTGGCAGGagatataaagaaaagaaagaagtcGTGGAGCCGGAAGCTGATCCAGAGAGGGATCAGAGAACCGTTTTTGCTTATCAGGTTGAGAGCAATGACCACTATAAAGGATTATAAAGCACTATTACTCTTTTGGTTAATTATATCaccttatttttcttcatttgttgCTGATTATCTTGTTATGTATATGGTGATAACAGATGCCTCTAAAAGCGACTGAAAGAGATGTTTATGAGTTCTTCTCAAAAGCGGGCAAGGTTGGCGAAATTTTCTTTAATCTTACTTTGTGGACATGtcttaacattttttctttttggttgatTTCTTTGTACATGTGTAGGAATAACTTCAAATTTGTTCCATAAGATACTGCCTAGAGCAATATAATTACATGTCATGAGATTGCATTTCTTCATACTGCAGTTATTGtgttcattttcttcttaaCTTACTAGTAGTATTATGGCTAATATGGGGTCAGTTTAGTTGTACGAAGGCATTGGGTGATGATGTTGTGTACTGCAATTTAGTAGGTTTTTACTGGATTGTTTGGTAGCCTAGAATCTCTTTGTATATTATACCTTATGTTTGAAGGTTTATCATGGTCTGTTTGATCTACATTCTTCCTTCATGTAATTTTCAGGTGAGGGATGTTCGACTGATTATGGATCGTAATTCAAGGAGGTCAAAAGGAGTTGGGTatgttttaatgtataaaaataGTATGCTCATCTGCATGTGTATTTGTAAAAGTAGATATGAGTATATTTTTCACTCTCTAGTATCAAGTTTAACTGTATTCTTAAATTCACTAGCAATGCGATAATGATGAGGGATGGTGGGAATACCTTGCACTCATGTTTAATCAATTCATGCTGCGTACTCAAGGTAGATGACATACACCTGAAAATTTATGTTGTTTCCCAATTTGCTTCTGCAATAGTTTTTCTAAAAGTCACCAATCTTTGAGTATGGGAATCTTAATTCCAGTTCTTCATTTTATAGTGCTCACTGTTGGATCAGGAGTCACACACTGACTCTCAATGTAGTTCAATGATAGCTGTTTTTCTTAATGACTGAAGTTGGCATGGAGTTTTTTCGTTTCCAGGGGATTAGACCTTGGCAGTCCTTGACCCCACATTGGTTCCGGTATCTTACAGTTTTTAGGACTTCATTTAATATTCAGTGTCCTGTGAGTGATGGTTTAAACTTTTAAGTTGGTACCTTCCTCATTATTGTTGTGTTTGGGATTCTGTACAGACACAAGCACTCGGATGTCAAAGTGAACAAGGAGACTACTGCTCTTCATTGCTTTTCTTTTACCTCGCTATTCCAAGTCCTCCTGTGTCTAATGTTTGTGtagttttattttgtaatatcgTGAGCTAacaatttctattatatgagaCATCAGATTGACCAAAGATACTCAGCTTGAGCTCTCTGCACTAGAGTTTTTGTTTCCCCCTACATCTCTTTGCACTATGCTTTGTAAGTTTTGGTTCTGATTTATTTTGTCTCATGCATTGTGACAAACTAATGGTCTGTCTCTGATGGAACTGCAGGTATATTGAATTTTACGATGTGATGTCTGTGCCAATGGCAATAGCCTTGTCTGGCCAATTACTTCTTGGACAACCTGTAATGGTTAAGCCTTCTGAAGCTGAAAAGAATCTTGTTCCATCTAATGCTTCTGCTGGTGGTGCCCCCTCTGGACTGTATGGAGCTATCGATAGAAAGCTTTATGTGGGAAATTTACACTTTAACATGACCGAGATTCAGCTTAGACAGGTATTATTAGTTacttttatttggtttaatatTCAACTGTATGGATACATGGTGGTTCTTTTCTGTTCTGTTTTACTCTTGTATAAACTGATGCCTGATCTGCCATTTGTAGAGGTACATATTACATGTATGAAGTAtagattaaaaaaggaaaaacatcaGAAATATTACCTCATGAGTTAAAATATAGTGACATCACATAAGCTCTAGATTGCTCAAACAAATGGAGTGCTTGGAGATGAAAAGCCTGtggtttatcaaattttatgggTTTGCATTCTTGGGATGTATAGGACTCGGAATTTCTTTGTTTGTTAGGATTGTCTTTAAAACACTGAAACTTGACCTACCGCTAATATTTCTTTCAGCCAAAGAAGTTCTAAATCTATTGAATTGATGGACAACATTTTAGGCACAAGGTTTTTCCTCTAAGAAACCAGTTCTAAAAAACTGATTTATGCCTTTGTACAAATTTTTAGATTAGTTCATGGGTAAGGTAATTTGGTACAAGAT
It contains:
- the LOC123194444 gene encoding RNA-binding protein 39-like, giving the protein MVFDEYEYLEKTVEEQQPPKEDDYSEKKKAKREGAEKSERSYRKREDSEEEEEWLKTSKRSRHEDDNGGRRERDRERENERDRERDKHQSRRDREKERDSERDRERSREKEKDKERREKDRDREKDREKEKERERRERREREKEKERERSSSRSRRSSSRSRRDSEREKEREREREIRERERDLEMRESRRYKEKKEVVEPEADPERDQRTVFAYQMPLKATERDVYEFFSKAGKVRDVRLIMDRNSRRSKGVGYIEFYDVMSVPMAIALSGQLLLGQPVMVKPSEAEKNLVPSNASAGGAPSGLYGAIDRKLYVGNLHFNMTEIQLRQLFEPFGPVELVQLPLDIETGQCKGFGFVQFAQLEHAKAAQSALNGKLEIAGRTIKVSSVTDHVGVQDTAAKSADFDDDDGGGLALNAQSRALLMQKLDRTGIATSIAGSLGGPMVNGTVANQQAVSFPVIGPSAVPIPAVTAPVIPAPVSEFIGYPSECLLLKNMFDPAAETDLDFDLEIKEDVEEECSKYGRVMHIHVDKNSAGFVYLQFESVEAAAAAQRAMHMRWFARRLISALFMKPEDYEGKFKG